The region ctggacgccccgggtgcccggcctggttggccccgggtgcccggccccgccGCTGGGCGCTGCAGACGCTGCCCCGGGTGCCCGACCAGCTGGCCCCGGGTGCCTGGCCCCTGCGCTGGGAGCTGCTGCCTccgcccgggtgcccggcccctttcCAGCCAGCCCACGGCCCAGTCTGGGTGCCCGGCCCCGCCTGTGCATGCGCCTTTGACTggtccgggtgcccggacccctctGCGTGCCTACGTGCACTTTTTGGGTTTTGACCCTTGTATCCCCCTCTCCCTCACAATTCGTCcctaggctatatataccccttccctaactcatttagaggatagcaaagtatttgatagacaaagagaaagctttgctcatcttcctcaTGGAGATCATGACCTTCTAAGGAAGAAGTTTCTCCCGTGGACATCAAGACCCCAtctagggaaggatccccatcataagaTCATCAAAACCTCTGTCCTCATAGGAATGGGATGAACTAGCTTCCTCTTGTATCTTCTTGTGTTGGATTTGGACCTTTGTATCTTTCTTTCTGtgattggatctagcacatgtatgattggatcaagtcaatttgaatgttcctcttgttttccttctttgtgttcttcttgttcttgaGGATTTCCTCTCCAATTCGTGAAAAATCTTCCTCTAGGGTTTCACCTTACAACACCCCTCCTCGCATCACCGTTGGCAGCGGCGGAGCTACGTGTTAGCTGACCCCATAACTTATTAGAAAATAAGCCTAAAACACCGTTCAATTATTGTTCACATTGAAGAAAAAAAATCCCCACAGATACTTTAGGCTGGCCTCACCGCTAAGACGAGCTCACGAACGAGGAGGCAGTGATGGACAGCACTTTCGCTTTAAAAATACCTCCTAGCCTCGATCTGTCGTTTTGTTTCCGGCAGAAATTGGTCATTAGCGTCAGTAAGTTTTAAATACCTCCTAAAAGATACATGCCTTGATCGGTCGTTTTGTTTCCGACGGAAATTGGTCATTAGCGCCAGTAAATtacggacgagacttgcctgctccctgagtgtgcccatccgtgctcccgcgtacgtggcttgatttgattgaaaCAAAATAAGATCCGGTCCCACCTCTTAAAATAAGGTGGAAGATGACTaaattagaaaaaggaaaaaaaagacagCCATAGGATGAAATGGGAGCACGGATGGAAGcatgggaagggagcaggcaagccggatccgtaAGTTACACCGATAAACAAAACACCTCCATGTTGCTCCATTTTACACCCATCTCAAGCACGGTCTTTGGGAGAGATTTAACCGGCGGTGTACATTTGGGGTCAAATTCAAAACTGTACCGTTGTACTCAAATAGAGTTCGGGGGTTGTTCCGTCAGGCGCATTTCGGGGTGAGAAATGGACTTCCTTCTTTCATTTTCAACCAAAACCACTTTAAAAAGCCCACTAATTTGGCACGGCCTGGCCCTTGCCGCAGAGCCGCGCCATCCTCTGCAGCACCGTCGCGATCTGCCGTCCGTCGCCGTTGTTCCGCACCACCACCTCCCGCAGCTCCCTCGCGCGGCGCCTCGCcgcctccccttcctcccccttcaCAGCCGCGCGCACCGCCCGCGCCACTTCCTCCGCCCTGAACTCCCCGAACCGCTCCTGCTTCACGCGCGTGGCCGCCGCGCCCAGTTCCACCGCGAGGTTGGCGTTCAGCGGCTGGTCGATGTGCAGCGGCAGCGCCACCATCGACACCCCTTCCGCCATCGACTCCAGCACTGAGCTCCACCCGCAGTGGGTCAGGAACGCGCCGCAGGAAGGGTGCGACAGGATGCGCCGCTGCGGCGCCCACCCTTCCACCACCAGCCCGCGCGCTGGCGCGAACCCCGGCGGCATGGACCTCGCCGCGCCGCGGGCGTCATCCTCTGCGTTCGGGAACCGCACCGCCCATAGAAAGGGCACCCCGCtgagctccagcccgcgcgccatcTGCGCCATCTGGAGCTCCGACATGAAGTACTCGCTGCCGAAGGAGACGAACACCACGGAGCCTGGCTCCTcgccgtcgagccaccgcatgatGCGGCCGCCGTCGCGCTGCTCATCCGACCCACCGGAGTCGACGAGCAAAGGGCCGGTGGGGATGATCTCTTTGCCCAAGAGCTGGGACAGGTAGTCCATGTACTTGCGTTCGATGTCAGCGCAAGTCTTGACGGCCACGAACCCGGACGAGCGCTCCAGGCTGAGCGGCAGGCGGTCGCGCTCGGGAACGAGGGCGGTGCTGTCTTCGCGGACGGCGACCAGCGCCGTGTACTTGGCGTCCTCGTCGGCGCCGCCGAGGCTGATGCTCTCGAACGGGAAGGCGCTGGGTGGCCGGTCCGTCTTGAGGCAGTGGATGAAGAACGCCGTGGCGGCGGCGCCGCAGGTGGCGAAGTGGACCGCCGGAACGCCGCGTGCCTCGGCCTCGAGCGGCGCCCACGGCTGGATGAAGTCGTAGACGAGGATGTCCGGGCTGAGCTCGTCGAGGAGCGCGCCGAAGCGTGGCGCGGCGAGGTCGCAGGCGCGCTTGAGGACCGGCATGAGGCGGGCGGGGAGGCCCTTGGTGGTGTGCAGCGCGGGCGGGAGGTCAGGGAGCGCCGGCAGGTGGAGCTCGACGAGCCTGAGCCTGCCCGTCTGGTGGTGCGCGAGGGGCGCGAGGTTGGCCGGCGTGGAGacgaggtggacgacgacgtcgaggTGGTGGTCGTTGGAGGCGCTGGCGATGAGGCGCTTGGCCAGCTCGAGGTACGGGCTGATGTGGCCGTGCGCCAGCCACGGGAACATGACCACGCGCATGCGCTCGCTCTCCGCCTGCGCCATGGCGATCGATGAGCTAGCTGGGACTGGGAGGAGCTTCTGATACAGAGTACTGCTAAACAGTGCCTGGGTAGAATTCTTCTTCTTGCTGTGTGATCCGCAGCCGGCGGGCGCGTGGATTTATAGGCGAAGTTATCCGCGAGGGCGCTGACCGTCGGCGTACGTACGTGCAGAGAGCTCAGTGAGCGATCGCCGCGCGCAAGCTCCCCGGAGGCCGGGGGTTGCGGCGTCAGCATGGGCGGCGCGCGGAGTCACTCGTCCGAGGCCACGCGTTGCCTGGTGGAGAGGCGCGTGTCGGGCTTCTTCCATCACGTTCCTGACTCTGGCCTCCAGATCTAGACGTGGCCGGCCAGCTGGCAAATTCAAATTTGTTGTTTCTCGCGGGCTCCGCGAAACGACGGCTTCCGGAGTTCTGGGGCAGATGAAAGCCAGAAGTTGCTAGAGTTAAGAATGGGCTGGAAACGAGCCTGAAAAGAGTTGGAACTTCTTTTTTTTccaagttagagcatctccaactgcCGTACAAAATTTCACGCCCAATAGCACGTCACTGTTGCATTTTTAATGCGTCGGGACCAATACTATTTTAGCAGAAGCACAAAAACGCGcgtccaaaaaacacaaaatacaaATTGTGAAGCGCGCGCAATCCGAAGCCCAAAATATGCTATGCACGATAGCGTTTTTCAGCGCGCGCCCAAATTTTTTTAGCGCAACAGCTTTTGCTGAGCTGTTCGGCGCCAAAAGAACAAGTTCTTAGTTGCGCGGAGCTCTTTTTgatgcctgttggagatgctcttattatTATTACGGTGTAAAAAACTAATTCTTTTTTAATCAATTTCCTgtgtaatatttgaatattcttttACTCCAATGAAAAGAATTCCAAAGGGGTTTCTATTTGTGGAAATGATTATTGGCGAACGTTAGATGAGAGGAGATGGCAAAATAAACGTATTTTGCAACTTTATTTGTACGAGATGCAAAATCCATTCTTTTTGGtcataattttttttcttctcttcagAAATTACCGTACCATACAACTAAATTTGTCATCTAAAACGTTTGCAATTGACGCGCCCTCCCAACAAACGTTCACTGGCTATTGGGTCCTTCTATTTAATGGTGAAACTAAAATGGACAAATAGAAAAGGGTTTTTGGattattattttttgaaaaaaGTAAACACCTATAGCACCTCTGGCATAGTCGTCAACATCGGTGACGCTATTAAAACACAACATGTAGCAAAGGGATGATGTTATGGGTTAAAAACTACTATGATCTTAGTTGTTATGGTTTGTATGTTTAACTTAAGAACTGCTATGTTAAGTTAAGAATTGCCTCGTCTCAGGTTATGATGCGACGTCGTCTTCAATGAAGAAGATGTACGATGGGAGGTCCGATCTTCACGGTGTGGGGTCGATGATCGGAGGGGATAACTAGCTTTAATTGGA is a window of Triticum dicoccoides isolate Atlit2015 ecotype Zavitan chromosome 2B, WEW_v2.0, whole genome shotgun sequence DNA encoding:
- the LOC119367309 gene encoding UDP-glucosyltransferase 29-like, translating into MAQAESERMRVVMFPWLAHGHISPYLELAKRLIASASNDHHLDVVVHLVSTPANLAPLAHHQTGRLRLVELHLPALPDLPPALHTTKGLPARLMPVLKRACDLAAPRFGALLDELSPDILVYDFIQPWAPLEAEARGVPAVHFATCGAAATAFFIHCLKTDRPPSAFPFESISLGGADEDAKYTALVAVREDSTALVPERDRLPLSLERSSGFVAVKTCADIERKYMDYLSQLLGKEIIPTGPLLVDSGGSDEQRDGGRIMRWLDGEEPGSVVFVSFGSEYFMSELQMAQMARGLELSGVPFLWAVRFPNAEDDARGAARSMPPGFAPARGLVVEGWAPQRRILSHPSCGAFLTHCGWSSVLESMAEGVSMVALPLHIDQPLNANLAVELGAAATRVKQERFGEFRAEEVARAVRAAVKGEEGEAARRRARELREVVVRNNGDGRQIATVLQRMARLCGKGQAVPN